A section of the Myxocyprinus asiaticus isolate MX2 ecotype Aquarium Trade chromosome 22, UBuf_Myxa_2, whole genome shotgun sequence genome encodes:
- the LOC127413181 gene encoding transcription factor HES-7-like translates to MINQAADMPQQKDSKRVPKPLMEKRRRDRINQSLETLRLLLLENTHNEKLKNPKVEKSEILESVVHFLRAEQGPEAGPHQITRGKRGRTEDYDEDVRSPCKRQSYCDGMRTCLLQVSHFIASKSQEFGQGAEKACGNLLHKPLDHPMQTQLSATPLQRETQEYLYDDSSLLAQQHLTSVQLGNSCSPSSCSKLTQRTVLSVPTMTSGSKQPVTLGDPVWRPWPQ, encoded by the exons ATGATCAACCAAGCTGCTGACATGCCGCAACAAAAAGACTCGAAACGG GTCCCAAAACCTCTCATGGAGAAAAGGAGGAGAGATCGCATTAATCAAAGCCTGGAAACTTTGAGGTTACTATTACTGGAGAATACACACAACGAG AAACTGAAAAACCCTAAAGTGGAAAAGTCTGAAATCCTGGAAAGTGTTGTGCATTTCCTAAGAGCTGAACAAGGACCAGAGGCTGGCCCTCATCAGATCACCAGAGGAAAAAGGGGGCGAACAGAAGATTATGACGAAGATGTGAGATCACCTTGCAAACGTCAGAGCTACTGTGATGGAATGAGGACATGTCTCCTACAAGTCAGCCATTTCATTGCAAGCAAGAGCCAAGAGTTTGGGCAGGGAGCAGAGAAAGCATGTGGAAACCTACTACATAAACCACTGGACCACCCAATGCAAACACAACTGTCTGCGACACCGCTCCAAAGAGAAACTCAGGAATATCTCTATGATGATTCATCACTACTAGCACAGCAACATCTCACTAGTGTCCAATTGGGCAATTCATGCTCACCATCTAGCTGTTCAAAGCTTACACAAAGAACTGTTCTGTCTGTCCCCACCATGACTTCAGGTTCTAAACAACCTGTAACGTTAGGTGACCCTGTCTGGAGACCTTGGCCACAATAG
- the LOC127413102 gene encoding prefoldin subunit 6-like isoform X2 encodes MAEAIQKKLQSELEKYQQLQKDVSKSMSARQKLEAQLTENNIVKEELNLLDSQNTVYKLIGPVLVKQDLDEAKATVGKRLEYINGEIQRYENLLKDMERKSEQHREVLSSLQQEYQRAQGHPVGKV; translated from the exons ATGGCTGAAGCGATTCAGAAGAAACTACAGTCTGAATTGGAGAAATATCAACAGTTGCAAAAAG aTGTCAGCAAAAGCATGTCAGCAAGACAGAAGCTGGAGGCACAGTTGACTGAAAATAATATTGTTAAGGAG GAGCTTAACTTGTTGGATAGCCAAAATACAGTTTACAAATTAATTGGGCCAGTTCTGGTAAAACAGGATCTAGATGAAGCTAAAGCAACAGTGGGCAAGAGATTGGAATACATCAATGGTGAAAT TCAGCGCTATGAAAATTTACTGAAGGACATGGAGAGGAAGTCTGAGCAGCACCGAGAAGTTCTATCCAGCCTACAGCAGGAGTACCAGCGGGCTCAGGGTCACCCTGTTGGGAAGGTCTAA
- the LOC127413102 gene encoding uncharacterized protein LOC127413102 isoform X1 — protein sequence MAEAIQKKLQSELEKYQQLQKDVSKSMSARQKLEAQLTENNIVKEVDTTVFKDKGQLALTRTERDVEGPDTTKQEDKYIRVSSLRNRCLTCPQLTASLNSTHSTPVSCTTVKRRLRGAGLMGRIAKKKPLLKQKNKNKRLEWAKKHRHWTTDNWKRVLWILTPLSFSNCNSHFSCY from the exons ATGGCTGAAGCGATTCAGAAGAAACTACAGTCTGAATTGGAGAAATATCAACAGTTGCAAAAAG aTGTCAGCAAAAGCATGTCAGCAAGACAGAAGCTGGAGGCACAGTTGACTGAAAATAATATTGTTAAGGAG gtggacactacagtcttcaaagacaaagggcagctggctctaacaaggacagaaagagatgtggaaggcccagatacaactaaacaagaggataagtacatcagagtctctagtttgagaaatagatgcctcacatgtcctcagctgacagcttcattgaattctactcactcaacaccagtttcatgtacaacagtaaagagaagactcaggggtgcaggccttatgggaagaattgcaaagaaaaagccacttttgaaacagaaaaacaaaaataaaaggttagagtgggcaaagaaacacagacattggacaacagataattggaaaagagtgttatggatcttaaccccattgagcttttcaaattgtaatagtcatttttcatgttattaa